The Symphalangus syndactylus isolate Jambi chromosome 23, NHGRI_mSymSyn1-v2.1_pri, whole genome shotgun sequence genome has a window encoding:
- the ADGRF5 gene encoding adhesion G protein-coupled receptor F5 isoform X2, with protein MKSPRRTTLCLMFIVIYSSKAALNWNFESTIHPLSLHEREPAGEEALRQKRAVATKSPTAEEYTVNIEINFENASFLDPIKAYLNSLSFPIHGNNTDQITDILSINVTTVCRPAGNEIWCSCETGYGWPRERCLHNLTCQEHDVFLPGHHCSCLKELPPKGPFCLLQEDVTLNMRVRLNVGFQEDLMNTSSALYRSYKTDLETAFRKGYGILPGFKGVTVTGFKSGSVVVTYEVKTPPPSLELIHKANEQVVQSLNQTYKMDYNSFQAVASNESNFSVTPEIILEGDTVSLVCEKEVLSSNVSWRYEEQQLEIQNSSRFSIYTAVFNNMTSVSKLTIHNITPGDAGEYVCKLILDIFEYECKKKIDVMPIQILANEEMKVMCDNNPVSLNCCSQSNVNWSKVEWKQEGKISIPGTAETDIDSSCSRYTLKADGTQCPSGSSGTTVVYTCEFISAYGARGSANTKVTFISVANLTITPDPISVSEGQNFSIKCISDVSNYDEVYWNTSAGIKIYQRFYTTRRYPDGAESVLTVKTSTREWNGTYHCIFRYKNSYSIATKDVIVHQLPLKLNIMVDPLEATVSCSGSHHIKCCIEEDGDYKVTFHMDSLSLPAAKEVNEKQTCYKHNFNANSVSWCSKTVDVYCHFTNAANNSVWSPSMKLNLVPGENITCQDPVIGVGEPGKVIQKLCRFSNVPSSPDGPVGGIITYKCVGSQWEEKRNDCISAPINSLLQMAKALIKSPSQDEILPTYLKDLSISIDKVEHEISSSPGSLGAIINILDLLSTVPTQVNSEMMMHVLSTVNVILGKPVLNTWKVLQQQWTNQSSQLLHSVERFSQALQSGDSPPLSFSQTNVQMSSMVIKASHPKTYQQRFVFPYFDLWGNVVIDKSYLENLQSDSSIVTMAFPTLQAILAQDIQENNFAESLVMTTTVSHNMTMPFRISMTFKNNSPSGGETKCVFWNFRLANNTGGWDSSGCYVEEGDGDNVTCICDHLTSFSILMSPDSPDPSSLLGILLDIISYVGVGFSILSLAACLVVEAVVWKSVTKNRTSYMRHTCIVNIAASLLVANTWFIVVAAIQDNRYILCKTACVAATFFIHFFYLSVFFWMLTLGLMLFYRLVFILHETSRSTQKAIAFCLGYGCPLAISVITLGATQPREVYTRKNVCWLNWEDTKALLAFAIPALIIVVVNITITIVVITKILRPSIGDKPCKQEKSSLFQISKSIGVLTPLLGLTWGFGLTTVFPGTNLVFHIIFAILNVFQGLFILLFGCLWDLKVQEALLNKFSLSRWSSQHSKSTSLGSSTPVFSMSSPISRRFNNLFGKTGTYNVSTPEATSSSLENSSSASSLLN; from the exons TTGCCACAAAAAGTCCTACGGCCGAAGAATACACTGTCAATATTGAGATCAATTTTGAAAATGCATCCTTCCTGGATCCTATCAAAGCCTACTTGAACAGCCTCAGTTTTCCAATTCATGGGAATAACACTGACCAAATTACCGACATTTTAAGCATAAATGTGACAACAG TCTGCAGACCTGCTGGAAATGAAATCTGGTGCTCCTGTGAGACAGGCTATGGGTGGCCTCGGGAAAGGTGTCTTCACAATCTCACTTGTCAAGAGCATGACGTCTTCCTCCCAGGGCACCATTGCAGTTGCCTTAAAGAACTGCCTCCCAAGGGACCTTTTTGCCTGCTTCAGGAAG ATGTTACCCTGAACATGAGAGTCAGACTAAATGTAGGCTTTCAAGAAGACCTCATGAACACTTCCTCTGCCCTCTATAGGTCCTACAAGACTGACTTGGAAACAGCG TTCCGGAAGGGTTACGGAATTTTACCAGGCTTCAAGGGCGTGACTGTGACAGGGTTCAA GTCTGGAAGTGTGGTTGTGACATATGAAGTCAAGACTCCACCACCATCACTTGAGTTAATACATAAAGCCAATGAACAAGTTGTACAGAGCCTCAATCAGACCTACAAAATGGACTACAACTCCTTTCAAGCAGTTGCTAGCA ATGAAAGCAATTTCTCTGTCACACCAGAAATCATCTTAGAAGGGGACACAGTCAGTCTGGTGTGTGAAAAGGAAGTTTTGTCCTCCAACGTGTCTTGGCGCTATGAAGAACAGCAGTTGGAAATCCAGAACAGCAGCAGATTCTCAATTTACACTGCCGTGTTCAACAACATGACTTCGGTGTCCAAGCTCACCATCCACAACATCACTCCAGGTGATGCAG GTGAATATGTTTGCAAACTGATATTAGACATTTTTGAATATGAATGCAAGAAGAAAATAGATGTTATGCCCATCCAAATTTTggcaaatgaagaaatgaaggtgATGTGCGACAACAATCCTGTATCTTTGAACTGCTGCAGTCAGAGTAATGTTAATTGGAGCAAAGTAGAATGGaagcaggaaggaaaaataagtatTCCAG GAACCGCTGAGACAGACATAGATTCTAGCTGCAGCAGATACACCCTCAAGGCTGATGGAACCCAGTGCCCAAGCGGGTCGTCTGGAACAACAGTCGTCTACACTTGCGAGTTCATCAGTGCCTACGGAGCCAGAGGCAGTGCAAACACAAAAGTGACATTCATCTCTGTGG CCAATCTAACAATAACCCCGGACCCAATTTCTGTTTCTGAGGGACAAAACTTTTCTATAAAATGCATCAGTGATGTGAGTAACTATGATGAGGTTTATTGGAACACTTCTGCTGGAATTAAAATATACCAAAGATTTTATACCACGAGGAGGTATCCTGATGGAGCAGAATCAGTACTGACAGTCAAGACCTCGACCAGGGAGTGGAATG GAACCTATCACTGCATATTTAGATATAAGAATTCATACAGTATTGCAACCAAAGACGTCATTGTTCACCAGCTGCCTCTAAAGCTGAACATCATGGTTGATCCTTTGGAAGCTACTGTTTCATGCAGTGGTTCCCATCACATCAAGTGCTGCATAGAGGAGGATGGAGACTACAAAGTTACTTTCCATATGGATTCCTTGTCCCTTCCTGCTG CAAAAGAAGTTAACGAAAAACAAACGTGCTACAAACACAATTTCAATGCAAACTCAGTTTCCTGGTGTTCAAAAACTGTTGATGTGTATTGTCACTTTACCAATGCTGCTAATAATTCAGTCTGGAGCCCATCTATGAAGCTGAATCTGGTTCCTG GGGAAAACATCACATGCCAAGATCCCGTAATAGGTGTCGGAGAGCCCGGGAAAGTCATCCAGAAGCTATGCCGGTTCTCGAACGTTCCCAGCAGCCCCGACGGTCCCGTTGGCGGGATCATCACTTACAAATGTGTAGGCTCCCAGTGGGAGGAGAAGAGAAATGACTGCATCTCTGCCCCAATAAACAGTCTGCTCCAGATGGCTAAG GCTTTGATCAAGAGCCCCTCTCAGGATGAGATCCTTCCTACGTACCTGAAAGATCTTTCTATTAGCATAGACAAAGTGGAACATGAAATCAGCTCTTCTCCTGGGAGTCTGGGAGCCATTATTAACATCCTTGATCTGCTCTCAACAGTTCCAACCCAAGTAAATTCAGAAATGATGATG CACGTGCTCTCTACGGTTAATGTCATCCTTGGCAAGCCCGTCTTGAACACCTGGAAGGTTTTACAACAGCAATGGACCAATCAGAGTTCACAGCTACTACATTCAGTGGAAAGATTTTCCCAAGCATTACAGTCAGGAGATAGCCCTCCTTTGTCCTTCTCCCAAACTAATGTGCAGATGAGCAGCATGGTAATCAAGGCCAGCCACCCAAAAACCTATCAACAGAGGTTTGTCTTCCCATACTTTGACCTCTGGGGCAATGTGGTCATTGACAAGAGCTATCTAGAAAACCTGCAGTCGGATTCATCTATCGTCACCATGGCTTTCCCAACTCTCCAAGCCATCCTTGCCCAGGATATCCAGGAAAATAACTTTGCAGAGAGCTTAGTAATGACAACCACTGTCAGCCACAATATGACTATGCCATTCAGGATTTCAATGACTTTTAAGAACAACAGCCCTTCAGGCGGCGAAACAAAATGTGTCTTCTGGAACTTCAGGCTTGCCAACAACACAGGGGGGTGGGACAGCAGTGGGTGCTATGTTGAAGAAGGTGATGGGGACAATGTCACCTGTATCTGTGACCACCTAACATCATTCTCCATCCTCATGTCCCCTGACTCCCCAGATCCTAGTTCTCTCTTGGGAATACTATTGGATATTATTTCTTATGTTGGGGTGGGCTTTTCCATCTTGAGCTTGGCGGCCTGTCTAGTTGTGGAAGCCGTGGTATGGAAATCGGTGACAAAGAACCGGACTTCCTATATGCGCCACACCTGCATAGTGAATATCGCTGCCTCCCTTCTGGTCGCCAACACGTGGTTCATTGTGGTCGCTGCCATCCAGGACAATCGCTACATACTCTGCAAGACAGCCTGTGTGGCTGCCACCTTCTTCATCCACTTCTTCTACCTCAGCGTCTTCTTCTGGATGCTGACACTGGGCCTCATGCTGTTCTATCGCCTGGTTTTCATTCTGCACGAAACAAGCAGGTCCACTCAGAAAGCCATTGCCTTCTGTCTTGGCTATGGCTGCCCACTTGCCATCTCGGTCATCACGCTGGGAGCCACCCAGCCCCGGGAAGTCTATACGAGGAAGAATGTCTGTTGGCTCAACTGGGAGGACACCAAGGCCCTGCTGGCTTTCGCCATCCCAGCACTGATCATTGTGGTGGTGAACATAACCATCACTATTGTGGTCATCACCAAGATCCTGAGGCCTTCCATTGGAGACAAGCCATGCAAGCAGGAGAAGAGCAGCCTGTTTCAGATCAGCAAGAGCATTGGGGTCCTCACGCCACTCTTGGGCCTCACTTGGGGTTTTGGTCTCACCACTGTGTTCCCAGGGACCAACCTCGTGTTCCATATCATATTTGCCATCCTCAATGTCTTCCAG ggattattcattTTACTCTTTGGATGCCTCTGGGATCTGAAG GTACAGGAAGCTTTGCTGAATAAGTTTTCATTGTCGAGATGGTCTTCACAGCACTCAAAG tCAACATCCCTGGGTTCATCCACACCTGTGTTTTCTATGAGTTCTCCAATATCAAGGAGATTTAACAATTTGTTTGGTAAAACAG GAACGTATAATGTTTCCACCCCAGAAGCAACCAGCTCATCCCTGGAAAACTCATCCAGTGCTTCTTCGTTGCTCAACTAA
- the ADGRF5 gene encoding adhesion G protein-coupled receptor F5 isoform X1 → MKSPRRTTLCLMFIVIYSSKAALNWNFESTIHPLSLHEREPAGEEALRQKRAVATKSPTAEEYTVNIEINFENASFLDPIKAYLNSLSFPIHGNNTDQITDILSINVTTVCRPAGNEIWCSCETGYGWPRERCLHNLTCQEHDVFLPGHHCSCLKELPPKGPFCLLQEDVTLNMRVRLNVGFQEDLMNTSSALYRSYKTDLETAFRKGYGILPGFKGVTVTGFKSGSVVVTYEVKTPPPSLELIHKANEQVVQSLNQTYKMDYNSFQAVASNESNFSVTPEIILEGDTVSLVCEKEVLSSNVSWRYEEQQLEIQNSSRFSIYTAVFNNMTSVSKLTIHNITPGDAGEYVCKLILDIFEYECKKKIDVMPIQILANEEMKVMCDNNPVSLNCCSQSNVNWSKVEWKQEGKISIPGTAETDIDSSCSRYTLKADGTQCPSGSSGTTVVYTCEFISAYGARGSANTKVTFISVGDNSSHKSEVHEVLRHVMEMSTVQSTTRNSLETSKAQEQQANLTITPDPISVSEGQNFSIKCISDVSNYDEVYWNTSAGIKIYQRFYTTRRYPDGAESVLTVKTSTREWNGTYHCIFRYKNSYSIATKDVIVHQLPLKLNIMVDPLEATVSCSGSHHIKCCIEEDGDYKVTFHMDSLSLPAAKEVNEKQTCYKHNFNANSVSWCSKTVDVYCHFTNAANNSVWSPSMKLNLVPGENITCQDPVIGVGEPGKVIQKLCRFSNVPSSPDGPVGGIITYKCVGSQWEEKRNDCISAPINSLLQMAKALIKSPSQDEILPTYLKDLSISIDKVEHEISSSPGSLGAIINILDLLSTVPTQVNSEMMMHVLSTVNVILGKPVLNTWKVLQQQWTNQSSQLLHSVERFSQALQSGDSPPLSFSQTNVQMSSMVIKASHPKTYQQRFVFPYFDLWGNVVIDKSYLENLQSDSSIVTMAFPTLQAILAQDIQENNFAESLVMTTTVSHNMTMPFRISMTFKNNSPSGGETKCVFWNFRLANNTGGWDSSGCYVEEGDGDNVTCICDHLTSFSILMSPDSPDPSSLLGILLDIISYVGVGFSILSLAACLVVEAVVWKSVTKNRTSYMRHTCIVNIAASLLVANTWFIVVAAIQDNRYILCKTACVAATFFIHFFYLSVFFWMLTLGLMLFYRLVFILHETSRSTQKAIAFCLGYGCPLAISVITLGATQPREVYTRKNVCWLNWEDTKALLAFAIPALIIVVVNITITIVVITKILRPSIGDKPCKQEKSSLFQISKSIGVLTPLLGLTWGFGLTTVFPGTNLVFHIIFAILNVFQGLFILLFGCLWDLKVQEALLNKFSLSRWSSQHSKSTSLGSSTPVFSMSSPISRRFNNLFGKTGTYNVSTPEATSSSLENSSSASSLLN, encoded by the exons TTGCCACAAAAAGTCCTACGGCCGAAGAATACACTGTCAATATTGAGATCAATTTTGAAAATGCATCCTTCCTGGATCCTATCAAAGCCTACTTGAACAGCCTCAGTTTTCCAATTCATGGGAATAACACTGACCAAATTACCGACATTTTAAGCATAAATGTGACAACAG TCTGCAGACCTGCTGGAAATGAAATCTGGTGCTCCTGTGAGACAGGCTATGGGTGGCCTCGGGAAAGGTGTCTTCACAATCTCACTTGTCAAGAGCATGACGTCTTCCTCCCAGGGCACCATTGCAGTTGCCTTAAAGAACTGCCTCCCAAGGGACCTTTTTGCCTGCTTCAGGAAG ATGTTACCCTGAACATGAGAGTCAGACTAAATGTAGGCTTTCAAGAAGACCTCATGAACACTTCCTCTGCCCTCTATAGGTCCTACAAGACTGACTTGGAAACAGCG TTCCGGAAGGGTTACGGAATTTTACCAGGCTTCAAGGGCGTGACTGTGACAGGGTTCAA GTCTGGAAGTGTGGTTGTGACATATGAAGTCAAGACTCCACCACCATCACTTGAGTTAATACATAAAGCCAATGAACAAGTTGTACAGAGCCTCAATCAGACCTACAAAATGGACTACAACTCCTTTCAAGCAGTTGCTAGCA ATGAAAGCAATTTCTCTGTCACACCAGAAATCATCTTAGAAGGGGACACAGTCAGTCTGGTGTGTGAAAAGGAAGTTTTGTCCTCCAACGTGTCTTGGCGCTATGAAGAACAGCAGTTGGAAATCCAGAACAGCAGCAGATTCTCAATTTACACTGCCGTGTTCAACAACATGACTTCGGTGTCCAAGCTCACCATCCACAACATCACTCCAGGTGATGCAG GTGAATATGTTTGCAAACTGATATTAGACATTTTTGAATATGAATGCAAGAAGAAAATAGATGTTATGCCCATCCAAATTTTggcaaatgaagaaatgaaggtgATGTGCGACAACAATCCTGTATCTTTGAACTGCTGCAGTCAGAGTAATGTTAATTGGAGCAAAGTAGAATGGaagcaggaaggaaaaataagtatTCCAG GAACCGCTGAGACAGACATAGATTCTAGCTGCAGCAGATACACCCTCAAGGCTGATGGAACCCAGTGCCCAAGCGGGTCGTCTGGAACAACAGTCGTCTACACTTGCGAGTTCATCAGTGCCTACGGAGCCAGAGGCAGTGCAAACACAAAAGTGACATTCATCTCTGTGG GAGATAATTCCAGCCACAAAAGTGAAGTGCACGAGGTCCTAAGGCATGTGATGGAAATGAGTACAGTGCAGAGCACCACCAGGAACAGCCTAGAAACGAGTAAAGCCCAGGAGCAGCAAG CCAATCTAACAATAACCCCGGACCCAATTTCTGTTTCTGAGGGACAAAACTTTTCTATAAAATGCATCAGTGATGTGAGTAACTATGATGAGGTTTATTGGAACACTTCTGCTGGAATTAAAATATACCAAAGATTTTATACCACGAGGAGGTATCCTGATGGAGCAGAATCAGTACTGACAGTCAAGACCTCGACCAGGGAGTGGAATG GAACCTATCACTGCATATTTAGATATAAGAATTCATACAGTATTGCAACCAAAGACGTCATTGTTCACCAGCTGCCTCTAAAGCTGAACATCATGGTTGATCCTTTGGAAGCTACTGTTTCATGCAGTGGTTCCCATCACATCAAGTGCTGCATAGAGGAGGATGGAGACTACAAAGTTACTTTCCATATGGATTCCTTGTCCCTTCCTGCTG CAAAAGAAGTTAACGAAAAACAAACGTGCTACAAACACAATTTCAATGCAAACTCAGTTTCCTGGTGTTCAAAAACTGTTGATGTGTATTGTCACTTTACCAATGCTGCTAATAATTCAGTCTGGAGCCCATCTATGAAGCTGAATCTGGTTCCTG GGGAAAACATCACATGCCAAGATCCCGTAATAGGTGTCGGAGAGCCCGGGAAAGTCATCCAGAAGCTATGCCGGTTCTCGAACGTTCCCAGCAGCCCCGACGGTCCCGTTGGCGGGATCATCACTTACAAATGTGTAGGCTCCCAGTGGGAGGAGAAGAGAAATGACTGCATCTCTGCCCCAATAAACAGTCTGCTCCAGATGGCTAAG GCTTTGATCAAGAGCCCCTCTCAGGATGAGATCCTTCCTACGTACCTGAAAGATCTTTCTATTAGCATAGACAAAGTGGAACATGAAATCAGCTCTTCTCCTGGGAGTCTGGGAGCCATTATTAACATCCTTGATCTGCTCTCAACAGTTCCAACCCAAGTAAATTCAGAAATGATGATG CACGTGCTCTCTACGGTTAATGTCATCCTTGGCAAGCCCGTCTTGAACACCTGGAAGGTTTTACAACAGCAATGGACCAATCAGAGTTCACAGCTACTACATTCAGTGGAAAGATTTTCCCAAGCATTACAGTCAGGAGATAGCCCTCCTTTGTCCTTCTCCCAAACTAATGTGCAGATGAGCAGCATGGTAATCAAGGCCAGCCACCCAAAAACCTATCAACAGAGGTTTGTCTTCCCATACTTTGACCTCTGGGGCAATGTGGTCATTGACAAGAGCTATCTAGAAAACCTGCAGTCGGATTCATCTATCGTCACCATGGCTTTCCCAACTCTCCAAGCCATCCTTGCCCAGGATATCCAGGAAAATAACTTTGCAGAGAGCTTAGTAATGACAACCACTGTCAGCCACAATATGACTATGCCATTCAGGATTTCAATGACTTTTAAGAACAACAGCCCTTCAGGCGGCGAAACAAAATGTGTCTTCTGGAACTTCAGGCTTGCCAACAACACAGGGGGGTGGGACAGCAGTGGGTGCTATGTTGAAGAAGGTGATGGGGACAATGTCACCTGTATCTGTGACCACCTAACATCATTCTCCATCCTCATGTCCCCTGACTCCCCAGATCCTAGTTCTCTCTTGGGAATACTATTGGATATTATTTCTTATGTTGGGGTGGGCTTTTCCATCTTGAGCTTGGCGGCCTGTCTAGTTGTGGAAGCCGTGGTATGGAAATCGGTGACAAAGAACCGGACTTCCTATATGCGCCACACCTGCATAGTGAATATCGCTGCCTCCCTTCTGGTCGCCAACACGTGGTTCATTGTGGTCGCTGCCATCCAGGACAATCGCTACATACTCTGCAAGACAGCCTGTGTGGCTGCCACCTTCTTCATCCACTTCTTCTACCTCAGCGTCTTCTTCTGGATGCTGACACTGGGCCTCATGCTGTTCTATCGCCTGGTTTTCATTCTGCACGAAACAAGCAGGTCCACTCAGAAAGCCATTGCCTTCTGTCTTGGCTATGGCTGCCCACTTGCCATCTCGGTCATCACGCTGGGAGCCACCCAGCCCCGGGAAGTCTATACGAGGAAGAATGTCTGTTGGCTCAACTGGGAGGACACCAAGGCCCTGCTGGCTTTCGCCATCCCAGCACTGATCATTGTGGTGGTGAACATAACCATCACTATTGTGGTCATCACCAAGATCCTGAGGCCTTCCATTGGAGACAAGCCATGCAAGCAGGAGAAGAGCAGCCTGTTTCAGATCAGCAAGAGCATTGGGGTCCTCACGCCACTCTTGGGCCTCACTTGGGGTTTTGGTCTCACCACTGTGTTCCCAGGGACCAACCTCGTGTTCCATATCATATTTGCCATCCTCAATGTCTTCCAG ggattattcattTTACTCTTTGGATGCCTCTGGGATCTGAAG GTACAGGAAGCTTTGCTGAATAAGTTTTCATTGTCGAGATGGTCTTCACAGCACTCAAAG tCAACATCCCTGGGTTCATCCACACCTGTGTTTTCTATGAGTTCTCCAATATCAAGGAGATTTAACAATTTGTTTGGTAAAACAG GAACGTATAATGTTTCCACCCCAGAAGCAACCAGCTCATCCCTGGAAAACTCATCCAGTGCTTCTTCGTTGCTCAACTAA